In a genomic window of Ranitomeya imitator isolate aRanImi1 chromosome 5, aRanImi1.pri, whole genome shotgun sequence:
- the FBXO30 gene encoding F-box only protein 30: MDEEHQHSHCACCVSRRCMIRPETGISCDLIGCPHVCGAVFHSCKADEHRMLCPLERVPCLNSGFGCPFFMTRNKLADHLQICPASVVCCTMEWNRWPVSYADRKSYENLSRDVDEVEQLDMALALQDQRMLLESLKVATMMSKTTEKLESPEQISVQMEEDKVITNGVSGDEDSYSALYQATIETTKSLAAALDILNNATRDIAILNGRLRDASCAMNKNFQLTEHNNLHDGLKDNEFEDEESLGAAGGMACSSLKQKYQNGSSDFYPGTNGSYVVESDNENVSQVSVLCNGFHDESTLAAQGKENKFAMGPNENGAGITLEKLDGQCSSLSSAEQISSLPCINGSDEQISEKKDEQGLRNVAVFGRRPFLVDTYWFKARTENKAVDTSDLEVLEDPMGLNGIDLITAALLFCLGDSPGGRGISDSRNVDGYHVDFGTQTFSFPSAILATNTMVGDIASASACDHANPQLSNPSPFQTLGLDLVLECVARYQTKQRSMFTFVCGQLFRRDEFSSHFKNVHGDIHAGLNGWMEQRCPLAYYGCTYSQRRFCPSTQGSKIIHDRHLKSFGVQPHLPSDLESTKSSSSGPPVDHFSSLPYEVLQHIAGFLDGFSMCQLSRVSRLMRDVCASLLQACGMVVLLWEKRQYPHGNSWQIKEKVWRFSTAFCTVKEWKFADIVSMADHLKKCSYNMVEKREEAVPLPCMCVTRELTKDGRSLRSVLKPVL, encoded by the exons ATGGATGAAGAACATCAACATTCACATTGTGCTTGTTGTGTCAGTCGACGATGCATGATAAGACCAGAGACTGGAATCTCCTGTGATCTGATCGGCTGTCCACACGTTTGTGGTGCAGTCTTTCATTCATGCAAAGCCGATGAACATCGAATGTTGTGCCCCCTAGAAAGAGTAccttgcctaaacagtggttttggATGTCCTTTTTTCATGACCCGAAATAAACTAGCTGACCATTTGCAAATCTGCCCTGCCAGTGTAGTTTGCTGTACTATGGAGTGGAATAGGTGGCCAGTGAGCTATGCAGACAGAAAATCCTATGAAAACTTGAGCAGAGATGTTGATGAAGTAGAACAGCTAGATATGGCTCTAGCATTGCAAGATCAAAGAATGCTATTGGAGTCTCTCAAAGTGGCCACCATGATGTCTAAAACCACTGAAAAACTTGAATCTCCTGAACAAATATCTGTCCAAATGGAAGAGGACAAGGTGATTACAAATGGTGTATCTGGTGATGAAGATTCCTACAGTGCACTTTATCAAGCAACCATTGAGACAACTAAAAGTTTAGCTGCTGCTCTAGATATCTTAAATAATGCCACCAGAGACATTGCAATACTTAATGGAAGACTACGAGACGCGAGTTGTGCGATGAACAAAAACTTCCAGCTCACGGAGCACAATAATTTACATGATGGCCTGAAAGATAATGAATTTGAGGATGAAGAAAGCCTTGGGGCTGCTGGTGGAATGGCTTGCAGTTCCTTGAAGCAAAAGTATCAGAATGGTTCGAGTGATTTCTATCCAGGAACGAATGGTAGCTATGTGGTGGAAAGTGACAATGAGAACGTGAGCCAAGTATCTGTTTTGTGCAATGGTTTTCATGATGAAAGTACACTTGCTGCTCAGGGAAAAGAAAATAAGTTTGCTATGGGACCTAATGAAAATGGTGCAGGCATCACTTTAGAAAAACTCGATGGCCAATGTAGCTCCTTGTCTTCTGCAGAACAAATTTCCTCTCTTCCATGTATAAATGGTTCTGATGAGCAAATATCGGAAAAAAAGGATGAACAAGGATTACGAAATGTTGCAGTCTTTGGAAGACGTCCTTTCTTGGTTGATACTTATTGGTTTAAAGCTAGAACCGAGAATAAAGCAGTGGACACTTCGGACTTGGAAGTTCTTGAAGACCCAATGGGACTTAATGGAATCGACTTAATTACAgcagctttgctattttgtttgggggaCTCACCTGGTGGTAGAGGGATTTCAGATAGTCGGAATGTTGATGGTTATCATGTTGACTTTGGAACACAAACCTTCTCATTTCCATCTGCAATATTGGCTACAAATACAATGGTGGGAGATATAGCATCAGCTTCTGCCTGTGATCATGCTAATCCCCAGCTTTCCAATCCTAGTCCTTTTCAGACTCTTGGTCTGGATTTAGTTCTTGAATGTGTTGCACGATACCAAACTAAACAGAGGTCTATGTTTACATTTGTATGTGGCCAATTGTTCAGAAGAGATGAGTTTTCTTCTCACTTTAAGAATGTTCATGGTGATATTCACGCAGGTCTAAATGGCTGGATGGAACAGAGATGTCCATTAGCGTATTATGGATGTACTTATTCCCAACGCAGGTTTTGTCCTTCAACACAAGGATCAAAAATTATTCATGATAGACACTTGAAATCATTTGGGGTTCAACCTCATTTACCCAGTGACCTTGAATCTACAAAGAGTTCTTCATCAGGACCACCAGTTGATCATTTTAGTAGTTTGCCTTATGAGGTTTTGCAGCACATTGCAGGATTTCTTGATGGTTTTTCTATGTGCCAACTTTCAAGAGTGTCTAGACTGATGAGGGATGTATGTGCCAGTTTATTACAAGCCTGTGGAATGGTGGTTTTGCTGTGGGAAAAGAGACAGTATCCGCATGGAAATTCCTGGCAGATCAAAGAAAAG GTCTGGCGGTTCAGCACTGCGTTCTGCACAGTAAAGGAGTGGAAGTTTGCGGATATTGTGAGCATGGCTGACCATTTGAAGAAGTGCAGCTACAATATGGTGGAGAAGAGAGAGGAGGCTGTCCCCCTGCCTTGTATGTGTGTGACTCGGGAACTGACAAAAGATGGCCGCTCACTGCGCTCGGTCTTGAAGCCTGTCCTCTAA